The following are encoded together in the Humulus lupulus chromosome 5, drHumLupu1.1, whole genome shotgun sequence genome:
- the LOC133834539 gene encoding rust resistance kinase Lr10-like: MRCWHEDPDKWMMIADGILWKFYIITICSVYGLGAHAGLKFILGTPFVVAFIIYKWRRRHLSMYNSIEEFLHSQNNLTPIRYSYREIKKMTQNFKNKLGEGGYGSVFKGKLRSGRIVAVKILSKSKGNGQDFINEIATIGRIHHVNVVHLIGFCVHSSKHALVYDFMANGSLEKYIFSQEGTTSLSCEQIFEISLGVARGIEYMHQGCCMQILHFDIKPHNILLDENFIPKVSDFGLARLCSLDNNNVSLTAARGTLGYIAPELFYKNIGGVSNKADVYSFGMLLMEMTSKRKNIVAVAENTSQIYFPSWAHDQLSQGKNVDVATTDIDGEDSIIIKKMIIVALWCIQVKPSDRPTMNKVIELLEGEIECLHMPPKPSLYELEKPIDHVQFTLYSVDSTIPSLTLQR, encoded by the exons ATGCGATGTTGGCATGAAG ATCCAGATAAGTGGATGATGATAGCTGACGGAATTCTAT GGAAGTTTTACATAATAACAATCTGTTCAGTTTATGGACTCG GAGCACATGCAGGACTAAAATTTATATTGGGAACTCCATTTGTAGTTGCCTTTATAATCTATAAATGGCGAAGACGTCATTTATCAATGTATAATTCTATTGAGGAGTTTCTTCATAGTCAGAATAATCTCACTCCTATAAGATACTCATATAGAGAGATAAAAAAGATGACCCAAAATTTCAAGAACAAATTAGGTGAAGGAGGTTATGGCTCTGTATTCAAAGGAAAACTTCGTAGTGGTCGTATTGTTGCAGTTAAGATATTGAGTAAATCCAAAGGAAATGGGCAAGACTTCATCAATGAAATTGCTACAATTGGCAGAATTCATCATGTTAATGTCGTTCATTTGATAGGATTTTGTGTCCACTCCTCAAAGCATGCTCTTGTGTATGATTTCATGGCTAACGGATCtttggaaaaatacattttttctcAAGAAGGAACTACCTCCTTAAGTTGCGAGCAAATATTTGAAATTTCACTTGGTGTCGCACGTGGAATTGAGTATATGCACCAAGGATGTTGCATGCAAATTTTACACTTTGATATCAAACCTCACAACATTCTTTTGGATGAAAATTTTATTCCAAAAGTTTCTGATTTTGGGTTAGCAAGATTATGCTCATTGGATAATAATAATGTGTCCCTAACTGCAGCAAGAGGAACCTTAGGATATATAGCTCCTGAgctattttacaaaaatattggAGGAGTTTCTAATAAAGCTGATGTGTATAGTTTTGGAATGTTGTTGATGGAAATGACAAGTAAAAGAAAGAATATAGTCGCAGTTGCAGAAAATACTAGTCAAATTTACTTTCCTTCATGGGCGCATGATCAATTAAGTCAAGGAAAAAATGTCGATGTCGCAACAACAGATATAGATGGGGAAGATTcaataattataaagaaaatGATTATAGTGGCATTATGGTGTATACAAGTAAAGCCAAGTGATCGCCCTACAATGAACAAAGTCATAGAATTGCTTGAAGGAGAAATTGAATGTCTACATATGCCTCCTAAACCTTCTCTATATGAATTGGAGAAGCCTATTGATCATGTTCAATTCACGTTGTATTCAGTGGACTCAACAATACCATCATTAACACTACAAAGATAA